In Marinicella rhabdoformis, one genomic interval encodes:
- a CDS encoding FG-GAP repeat protein translates to MLKPIVSIIFLFISFSLSASFTIKDTLDNPPLNYKSPPSLLPETVTDKDLPVVSNGVTSELSKEVLHEFLPTPEGIGRGENIGLRADVDNDTMILGVKNYAVIYEMEQGDWVEKHILRPPYEYEELFGKFVAIQGDIAVVGAPDGHGNDYQSGVVYVFRKNNDEWSLQQVITANQGQSIEDFGSSLAVNNGQIFVGDYKSDIEANNSGAVFVFEEVEGNWQQTQKLDFDIGGQLINVYFGKSLDVNDDYVVVGATRYNNSTGSVFVFKKENGLWVQSQSILASDAAMSGTFGREVVIQGDDLIVSALMHNEDSNGKLYFFEIENDLWTEQSTYESSSQQWEELLGTTMSLQDGVLVAGAYGNDDGGDEKGAAYVFEKDLSGWQFKQKIYMPGFEYPYFGYTVLAHENEILVANGYTRVYTFKQQNNVWVDDKRIDLNPGSYEQFFGRELDIDNNVAAFAATDFSEVDGEDVYQPNLYVFEKDQNDNWSLSFKQTYDEPGFFFGRVLDVQDNVVVYFNDSQLVKWEKGNNGWVSSQGIDLPFLEHEQGQTNTTVLTVIKKVLHTEHGIITLSRDEINKRVLIHQIVFDDNQTVISEILNFETGLNSYSKSMAYIDGLLYLQNVTSGNNPQSYVSVMAYDGNGWVEQSAIHSPLANDGQNFGSAFSASKNLLAIGAANNQRNQQGHTLSNGEVHMYKRDDNNDWVFEETITTTFPNGLEYFGYDLYLNDETLVVSARSQSGNFNKLMEFEYINGWQFSGYLESEYGQDDEFGRAFQGIDNQLLIGIPEAGFHGLNSGRATLYQLNETYTVSGSISNLLPQNSLKLKLNDREVISVNGGFTFDMQLPENHNYNVEIIGNGYPFNQSCQVNLGSGVVQQENISDIEIVCDDFVDLIFQDAFENP, encoded by the coding sequence ATGCTTAAGCCAATAGTTTCAATTATCTTTTTATTTATCTCATTCTCATTATCAGCTTCATTTACCATCAAAGATACACTGGATAATCCTCCATTAAATTATAAATCGCCGCCTTCTTTGTTGCCTGAAACTGTCACAGATAAAGACTTGCCTGTAGTATCAAATGGAGTGACGTCTGAATTGAGTAAAGAGGTTCTCCATGAATTTTTACCAACTCCAGAAGGCATTGGTCGTGGAGAAAATATTGGCCTGAGGGCAGATGTTGATAATGACACCATGATTTTAGGTGTAAAAAACTATGCTGTCATTTATGAAATGGAACAAGGTGACTGGGTGGAAAAACACATCCTACGCCCTCCTTATGAATATGAAGAGTTGTTTGGGAAATTTGTTGCCATTCAAGGAGATATTGCTGTGGTTGGGGCGCCGGATGGTCATGGAAATGATTATCAGTCAGGTGTGGTTTATGTCTTCAGAAAAAATAATGATGAATGGAGCCTACAGCAAGTGATAACCGCCAATCAGGGTCAATCAATTGAAGATTTTGGTTCCAGCTTGGCAGTGAATAATGGTCAAATTTTTGTTGGAGACTATAAAAGTGATATAGAGGCTAATAATTCTGGCGCGGTCTTTGTATTTGAAGAGGTGGAAGGCAATTGGCAGCAAACACAAAAACTGGATTTTGATATTGGTGGTCAACTGATTAACGTTTATTTTGGTAAGTCCTTAGATGTCAATGATGATTATGTTGTCGTAGGGGCTACCAGGTACAATAATTCCACCGGCAGTGTATTTGTTTTCAAAAAAGAAAATGGTTTATGGGTTCAAAGCCAGTCTATTTTGGCCAGTGATGCTGCAATGTCAGGAACATTTGGTAGAGAGGTTGTCATACAAGGAGATGATTTGATTGTTTCTGCGTTAATGCACAATGAGGACTCTAATGGGAAATTGTATTTTTTTGAAATAGAAAATGACCTTTGGACAGAACAATCCACTTATGAATCTTCAAGTCAGCAGTGGGAAGAATTGTTAGGTACCACAATGAGTCTTCAGGATGGTGTATTGGTTGCTGGTGCTTATGGCAATGATGATGGTGGAGATGAAAAAGGTGCTGCATATGTTTTCGAAAAAGACCTTTCAGGTTGGCAATTCAAACAGAAAATATACATGCCTGGATTTGAGTACCCGTATTTTGGTTACACGGTTCTGGCTCATGAAAATGAAATTTTAGTGGCGAACGGATACACGCGAGTTTATACATTTAAACAACAGAATAACGTTTGGGTAGATGACAAAAGGATTGATTTGAATCCGGGCTCATATGAACAGTTTTTTGGTAGAGAGCTTGATATAGATAACAATGTGGCGGCTTTTGCGGCGACGGATTTCAGTGAAGTTGATGGTGAAGATGTTTACCAACCCAACTTATATGTTTTTGAGAAAGATCAGAATGATAATTGGTCACTGTCATTTAAGCAAACATATGATGAACCCGGGTTTTTCTTTGGAAGGGTTTTAGATGTTCAGGACAATGTTGTGGTTTATTTTAATGATTCACAATTAGTCAAATGGGAAAAAGGGAATAATGGCTGGGTCAGTTCACAGGGCATAGACTTGCCTTTCTTGGAACATGAACAAGGTCAAACCAACACAACCGTTTTGACTGTGATAAAAAAAGTTCTTCACACTGAACATGGCATCATCACATTGTCTCGGGATGAGATTAACAAGCGAGTTTTAATACATCAAATAGTTTTTGATGACAACCAGACTGTTATCAGTGAAATATTAAACTTTGAAACAGGCTTAAATTCTTATTCGAAAAGCATGGCTTATATTGATGGTTTGCTTTATTTGCAAAATGTAACTTCAGGGAACAACCCCCAAAGTTATGTGAGTGTTATGGCTTATGATGGCAATGGGTGGGTAGAGCAATCTGCGATTCACAGTCCGCTGGCGAATGATGGCCAGAATTTTGGCTCGGCTTTTTCTGCAAGTAAAAACCTTTTGGCTATTGGTGCTGCAAACAACCAGAGAAATCAACAAGGACATACGCTTTCCAATGGGGAAGTTCACATGTATAAACGTGATGACAATAACGACTGGGTATTTGAAGAAACCATAACAACAACATTCCCTAATGGTCTTGAATATTTTGGCTATGATTTGTATTTGAATGATGAAACTTTGGTTGTCAGTGCCAGGAGTCAATCTGGAAATTTCAATAAATTGATGGAATTTGAATACATTAACGGGTGGCAGTTCAGTGGATATTTAGAATCAGAATATGGCCAAGACGATGAATTTGGCAGGGCTTTTCAAGGCATTGATAATCAATTATTGATTGGCATACCAGAAGCCGGTTTTCATGGCCTCAACTCGGGTAGGGCAACGTTATATCAGCTGAATGAAACATACACTGTATCTGGCAGTATCTCCAATTTATTGCCCCAAAATTCTTTGAAACTGAAGCTTAATGACAGGGAAGTGATTTCGGTGAATGGTGGTTTTACTTTTGATATGCAGTTACCTGAAAATCACAACTACAATGTAGAAATCATTGGCAATGGGTATCCCTTCAATCAATCGTGCCAAGTAAACCTAGGTTCAGGGGTCGTGCAGCAAGAAAACATCAGTGACATAGAAATTGTCTGTGATGATTTTGTCGATTTAATTTTTCAGGACGCTTTTGAAAATCCCTGA
- a CDS encoding MFS transporter, giving the protein MQNLIIIVSGLLLCTALIDRFSGLPRNITLLFIAQPLVMAAAPLLVFIGGIISSQMAPDPSLVTLPLGLMVAGVASATIPAALLAKRWGRRKAVMFGFSGSVLGHLLAAFAVMLGHFWLFCLAGFLLGNAGAFGQQLRFAAMESLDSPKLIPRAISVLMFTGIFAALIGPEVGLLSSGWIDSHDGGASYAGAFVALAGLSFVAILIVSFFKDPLMSTDPIEQKVRPLSTIIMQPVFIIAMMAAALGFGLMSFIMTATPLSMHSLHGHSLEHTKWVIQSHVSAMYLPSLLTIWLGQKIPIKYFLMVGTLMFVAVLVIAGQGHELVHYWWALIVLGVGWNFLFFSGTTLLPRSYHEAEKHKVQAINDFSVFAFQGASSLLAGWVVFQFGWDGILMASMPFVAVMVLLSLASLFVLRK; this is encoded by the coding sequence ATGCAGAATTTAATCATTATTGTCTCGGGTTTGTTGCTTTGCACGGCCTTGATAGATCGTTTTTCGGGTTTGCCGCGCAACATCACTTTGTTGTTCATTGCACAGCCTTTGGTGATGGCTGCTGCGCCTTTGTTGGTGTTTATTGGTGGCATCATATCTTCACAAATGGCACCTGATCCGAGTTTGGTGACCTTGCCTTTGGGCTTGATGGTGGCGGGCGTGGCGTCAGCGACCATTCCCGCGGCATTGTTGGCCAAGCGTTGGGGCAGAAGGAAAGCGGTGATGTTTGGTTTTTCTGGCAGTGTTTTGGGGCATTTATTGGCGGCTTTTGCTGTAATGTTGGGGCATTTCTGGTTGTTTTGTTTGGCTGGGTTTTTGTTAGGTAATGCCGGGGCTTTTGGGCAACAATTGCGCTTTGCTGCTATGGAAAGTTTAGACTCGCCGAAATTAATCCCCCGCGCCATTTCTGTTTTGATGTTCACGGGCATCTTTGCGGCTTTGATTGGCCCTGAAGTGGGTTTATTATCAAGTGGCTGGATTGATTCTCATGACGGTGGTGCCAGCTATGCCGGTGCTTTTGTGGCATTGGCGGGATTATCATTCGTCGCTATTTTGATTGTCAGTTTTTTTAAGGACCCACTGATGTCAACAGATCCAATAGAGCAAAAGGTCAGGCCACTATCAACCATCATCATGCAGCCGGTTTTTATCATTGCCATGATGGCAGCAGCTTTGGGTTTTGGTCTGATGAGTTTCATCATGACGGCCACACCTTTGAGTATGCACAGCCTGCATGGTCACAGTTTAGAGCACACCAAGTGGGTGATACAGTCACATGTGTCTGCGATGTACTTGCCTTCTTTGTTGACCATATGGCTGGGTCAAAAAATTCCGATAAAATACTTCTTGATGGTCGGGACATTGATGTTTGTCGCAGTGCTTGTCATAGCGGGTCAAGGCCATGAATTGGTGCATTATTGGTGGGCTTTGATTGTTTTGGGTGTGGGTTGGAATTTCCTCTTTTTCTCAGGTACGACCTTGCTTCCCAGAAGTTACCACGAGGCAGAAAAACACAAGGTCCAAGCCATCAATGACTTCAGTGTCTTTGCTTTCCAAGGTGCGTCGTCCTTGCTTGCCGGTTGGGTGGTTTTTCAATTTGGCTGGGATGGTATCTTGATGGCCAGCATGCCATTTGTTGCTGTTATGGTTTTGTTGTCTCTGGCTTCTTTGTTTGTATTACGTAAATGA
- a CDS encoding cation diffusion facilitator family transporter encodes MKKDEFTAQEKDHKVQQIILIEGFYNVVVLLLKAVVGFATGSLAILGDAVHSLTDVMNNVVIWLVMRVARKPADIDHPYGHRKFETMAVFALASLLVVLAVELMLMAFRSETKAVVSEPWGLALMVLVLVLNLGISFWERQWAKRLDSDILLADAQHTLSDALTTVLVIVSWQLSAMGYLWLDKLCAFGVAALVLYIAFGLFQKAVPILVDGFAIDPDLLTQAAAKIEGVEEVRQVRSRWIGSVKAVDLVIAVDAEISTKDSHDIADEVENSIMKAFNVVDISIHVEPFE; translated from the coding sequence ATGAAAAAAGATGAATTCACTGCGCAGGAAAAAGACCACAAGGTTCAACAGATCATTCTGATTGAAGGCTTTTATAATGTGGTGGTTTTGCTGCTCAAAGCCGTGGTGGGTTTTGCCACCGGGTCTTTGGCCATATTGGGTGATGCAGTGCATTCTTTGACCGATGTGATGAACAATGTGGTGATTTGGCTGGTGATGCGGGTGGCCAGAAAGCCGGCAGATATTGACCACCCTTATGGCCACAGAAAGTTTGAAACCATGGCAGTGTTTGCTTTGGCATCTTTGCTGGTGGTTTTGGCTGTAGAGCTGATGCTGATGGCTTTTCGCTCAGAAACAAAAGCCGTGGTCAGCGAGCCTTGGGGCTTGGCATTGATGGTCTTGGTTCTGGTGCTGAACTTAGGTATTTCTTTTTGGGAACGTCAATGGGCTAAGAGGCTTGATTCAGATATTTTATTGGCCGATGCGCAACACACCTTGTCAGATGCCTTGACCACCGTTTTGGTGATTGTCAGTTGGCAGCTGTCGGCGATGGGTTATTTGTGGCTGGACAAGCTTTGCGCGTTCGGTGTGGCGGCATTGGTTTTGTACATTGCTTTTGGTTTGTTTCAAAAAGCCGTGCCGATTTTGGTTGACGGCTTCGCCATTGACCCTGATTTATTGACTCAAGCCGCCGCAAAAATTGAAGGTGTTGAAGAAGTCAGACAAGTGCGTTCACGTTGGATTGGCTCGGTTAAAGCCGTGGATTTGGTGATAGCGGTCGATGCAGAAATTTCGACCAAAGACTCTCATGACATTGCTGACGAGGTAGAAAACAGCATCATGAAAGCCTTTAATGTGGTAGACATTTCGATTCATGTAGAACCGTTTGAATAA
- a CDS encoding cation transporter, protein MSDAVHSLTDVMNNVVIWLVMRVARKPAEIGLPFDNSKFEAVTASVFAGLLLVYSPSLNI, encoded by the coding sequence TTGAGTGATGCGGTGCATTCTTTGACTGATGTGATGAACAATGTGGTGATCTGGCTGGTGATGCGGGTGGCCAGAAAGCCGGCGGAAATTGGCCTCCCTTTTGATAACAGTAAGTTTGAAGCCGTGACGGCGTCTGTCTTTGCTGGGCTGCTGCTTGTATATTCACCTTCATTGAACA
- a CDS encoding hydrogenase yields the protein MNRNIIRHGFIIMLLSMVTGMLIPSLEIPRLGLSAHTVGILSGILLLVLGAIWHQFDLSQKKVKTMYWCWLFSSYFNWLACLLGAIMGAGKATPIAAAGYVGENITELVVLLMFLSVALTSLIAVILAILGLKSGAMGDG from the coding sequence ATGAATCGAAACATCATTCGCCATGGTTTCATTATCATGCTGTTATCGATGGTAACGGGGATGCTAATCCCTTCATTAGAAATCCCAAGGTTAGGGCTTTCTGCACATACTGTAGGGATTTTAAGCGGCATTCTGTTACTTGTTTTGGGTGCAATTTGGCACCAATTTGACCTGTCTCAAAAGAAAGTAAAAACAATGTATTGGTGTTGGCTTTTTTCAAGCTATTTTAATTGGTTGGCATGTCTTTTGGGCGCGATCATGGGGGCAGGAAAAGCCACGCCAATTGCAGCTGCAGGTTATGTAGGAGAGAACATAACAGAATTGGTGGTGCTGTTGATGTTTTTATCAGTCGCACTGACATCATTAATCGCAGTAATTTTAGCCATTTTGGGCTTAAAATCAGGTGCGATGGGTGATGGTTAG